In the Elioraea tepida genome, one interval contains:
- a CDS encoding undecaprenyl-diphosphate phosphatase — MDLPPLVSALLLGIVEGLTEFIPVSSTGHLILLVDLLGFAAPPGKSFEIVIQLGAILAVILIYARKLWGIAARLPLGGAEGRMARAYAANVLLAFVPAMVIGATLYDTITKRLFDPWVVSVALIAGGVAIILIERFRRIPRIETVERIGWGAAVLIGFGQVLAMVPGTSRSGATIITALLVGVSRPAAAEFSFVLAIPTMLAAAVFSLYKNWSVLSFEGATLIATGFASAFVVAFLVVRTVIAVIGRIGFAPFGWYRIAVGSLMLGVLSLR, encoded by the coding sequence ATGGACCTTCCGCCGCTCGTCTCGGCCCTCCTGCTCGGCATCGTCGAGGGGTTGACCGAGTTCATCCCCGTCTCCTCCACCGGGCATCTGATCCTGCTCGTCGACCTGCTCGGCTTCGCCGCCCCGCCGGGGAAGAGCTTCGAGATCGTGATCCAGCTCGGCGCCATCCTCGCCGTGATCCTGATCTACGCCCGCAAGCTCTGGGGCATCGCCGCCCGCCTGCCGCTCGGGGGGGCGGAGGGGCGGATGGCGCGCGCCTATGCCGCGAACGTGCTTCTCGCCTTCGTTCCGGCAATGGTGATCGGGGCGACGCTGTACGACACGATCACGAAACGACTGTTCGACCCGTGGGTGGTCTCGGTCGCGCTGATCGCCGGGGGCGTGGCGATCATCCTGATCGAGCGCTTCCGGCGCATCCCGCGCATCGAGACGGTGGAGCGGATCGGCTGGGGTGCGGCGGTGCTGATCGGCTTCGGCCAGGTGCTCGCGATGGTGCCCGGCACCTCGCGCTCGGGAGCGACCATCATCACCGCCCTCCTCGTCGGCGTCTCCCGCCCCGCGGCGGCGGAGTTCAGCTTCGTGCTCGCGATTCCGACCATGCTCGCCGCGGCGGTGTTCAGCCTCTACAAGAACTGGTCGGTGCTCTCCTTCGAGGGTGCTACGCTGATCGCAACAGGCTTCGCCTCCGCGTTCGTGGTGGCGTTCCTCGTCGTGCGAACGGTGATCGCCGTGATCGGGCGGATCGGCTTCGCGCCCTTCGGCTGGTATCGGATCGCCGTGGGGTCGCTGATGCTCGGGGTACTGTCGTTGCGCTAG
- a CDS encoding TRAP transporter small permease subunit produces MRALIRFASIADRLSAASARLATAAVLLAVLISAGNATSRYALGLTSNAWLEVQWYLFAAIALLGAAETLKRGAHVRVDLLYVLAGERGRLAIDLFGLVVFLLPGMILLGWLSWPFFWESWIRNEFSNNPGGLYRWPVKALLPLGFALVALQGLAELAKRIAALAGAYRLDTTYNRLLQ; encoded by the coding sequence GTGCGCGCGCTCATCCGTTTCGCGTCGATCGCTGACCGGCTGAGCGCCGCCTCCGCTAGGCTCGCCACCGCCGCGGTTCTGCTCGCGGTTCTGATCTCGGCCGGCAATGCGACGAGCCGCTACGCTCTCGGCCTCACCTCGAATGCCTGGCTCGAGGTGCAATGGTATCTCTTCGCCGCGATCGCGCTGCTTGGCGCGGCGGAGACGCTCAAGCGCGGCGCGCATGTGCGCGTCGACCTGCTCTACGTGCTCGCCGGCGAACGCGGGCGTCTGGCGATCGACCTCTTCGGGCTCGTGGTGTTCCTGCTGCCGGGGATGATCCTGCTCGGCTGGCTCTCCTGGCCGTTCTTCTGGGAGAGCTGGATCCGCAACGAGTTCTCGAACAATCCGGGCGGGCTCTACCGCTGGCCGGTGAAAGCCCTGCTGCCGCTCGGTTTCGCGCTCGTGGCGCTGCAGGGGCTGGCCGAGCTTGCCAAGCGTATCGCCGCGCTCGCCGGGGCCTACCGGCTCGACACCACCTACAACCGGCTGCTGCAGTAA
- a CDS encoding alkaline phosphatase has translation MLTRRHLVAAVAAGAIAVSIGAADAAPVKNVMLFISDGASWGTWDMASYWATGEQRGQAYQNFPVRLGMTTYPLNTSSTPTNTGTPQISYDPTRAWDTTPNAGSFGGRPSFFNGYDYIKRNYPDSAAAGTALATGAKTYNNAINFDDYGNPLPYITQEAKALGRATGVVTSVPFSHATPAVFGSQNISRNNYHQIAEQMLANPDLDLIMGAGHPLYNSNGQARSTPSETYMTVDQLTRLQSGDPIYNRTLITSLDEFRAMADGSVVPTGRVIGLAEVGDTLQANRNRPVDPSVISVASGNASGVPFNTNVPTLVEMTAGAINYLSRNPDGFFLMVEGGAVDWMAHANNTARIIEEQVDFDRSVAWAINWVEEYSNWNETLLIVLTDHGNGMPMGPQSDRIPFQPIENRGQGNLPGVLWHYGTHTNEVTLLWAKGAGAERLYDFVVGVDQGLVEFLQFNDGRYIDNTAIYPIMRMAMMGQPVPEPASVALMLMGLAGLGAVARRARRATA, from the coding sequence CTGTTCATCTCCGACGGCGCCTCCTGGGGCACCTGGGACATGGCGTCCTACTGGGCGACGGGGGAGCAGCGCGGCCAAGCCTATCAGAACTTCCCGGTACGGCTCGGCATGACGACCTATCCGCTGAACACCTCGAGCACGCCGACGAACACGGGAACGCCGCAGATCTCCTACGATCCCACGCGGGCATGGGACACGACCCCGAACGCGGGCAGCTTCGGCGGGCGGCCCTCCTTCTTCAACGGCTACGACTACATCAAGCGCAACTATCCCGACTCGGCAGCGGCCGGCACCGCGCTCGCGACCGGCGCCAAGACCTACAACAACGCAATCAACTTCGACGATTACGGGAATCCTCTTCCCTACATCACCCAGGAGGCGAAGGCGCTCGGCCGCGCCACGGGCGTGGTGACGTCGGTGCCGTTCAGCCACGCCACACCGGCCGTGTTCGGGTCGCAGAACATCAGCCGCAACAACTACCATCAGATCGCCGAGCAGATGCTCGCCAACCCTGATCTCGACCTGATCATGGGCGCGGGGCACCCGCTCTACAACTCGAACGGTCAGGCGCGGTCGACACCGAGCGAGACCTACATGACGGTCGACCAGCTCACCCGGCTGCAGTCCGGTGACCCGATCTACAACCGCACCCTCATCACCTCGCTCGACGAGTTCCGGGCGATGGCGGATGGAAGCGTCGTCCCGACCGGGCGGGTTATCGGCCTCGCCGAGGTGGGCGACACGCTTCAGGCGAACCGGAACCGGCCGGTCGATCCGTCCGTCATCTCGGTCGCGAGCGGCAATGCCTCCGGCGTGCCGTTCAACACCAACGTGCCGACCCTGGTGGAGATGACGGCGGGGGCCATCAACTATCTCTCGCGCAACCCTGACGGTTTCTTCCTCATGGTCGAGGGCGGGGCGGTCGACTGGATGGCGCATGCGAACAACACGGCCCGGATCATCGAGGAGCAGGTGGATTTCGACCGATCGGTCGCGTGGGCGATCAACTGGGTCGAGGAATATTCGAACTGGAATGAGACGCTCCTGATCGTTCTCACCGACCATGGCAACGGCATGCCGATGGGCCCTCAGTCCGATCGCATCCCGTTCCAGCCGATCGAGAACCGCGGTCAGGGGAACCTCCCCGGTGTTCTCTGGCACTATGGCACGCACACCAACGAGGTGACTCTGCTTTGGGCCAAAGGTGCGGGTGCGGAGCGGCTGTATGACTTCGTCGTCGGTGTCGACCAAGGCCTCGTTGAGTTCCTTCAGTTCAACGACGGGCGCTACATCGACAACACCGCCATCTACCCGATCATGCGCATGGCGATGATGGGTCAGCCCGTGCCCGAGCCTGCCTCGGTCGCGCTCATGCTGATGGGCCTTGCCGGGCTCGGCGCCGTCGCCCGCCGCGCGCGCCGCGCAACGGCCTGA
- a CDS encoding ribonuclease activity regulator RraA, which translates to MTLTPAIRDTLAHVTTATLTTVLLKKGLRRTWMRGPKPLRPGLARIVGPAFTLRFIPAREDLATPESWSSPRSTRGAIEAMPEGCVVVAGTEGITDAGIFGDILCARMSKKGVAALVTEGAVRDGAGVRATALPVWCAGEVAPPSVASLTFVTWEEPVGCGGVAVFPGDIVVADDDGAVLIPQALLEAVAREAEAQEKLEAWIMREVEKGVPLPGLYPPDAETRARYERETG; encoded by the coding sequence ATGACGCTCACGCCGGCCATCCGCGACACGCTCGCGCATGTCACGACAGCCACGCTCACCACCGTGCTGCTGAAGAAGGGTCTGCGTCGGACGTGGATGCGCGGGCCGAAGCCGCTTCGCCCCGGCCTGGCCCGCATTGTGGGGCCAGCCTTCACCCTGCGCTTCATCCCCGCGCGCGAGGACCTCGCCACGCCCGAGAGCTGGTCCTCCCCGCGCTCGACCCGCGGCGCGATCGAGGCGATGCCGGAGGGCTGCGTGGTGGTGGCCGGCACTGAGGGCATCACCGATGCCGGGATCTTCGGCGACATCCTCTGCGCGCGCATGTCGAAGAAAGGGGTGGCGGCGCTCGTGACCGAGGGCGCGGTGCGTGACGGCGCCGGGGTGCGGGCCACCGCCCTTCCCGTCTGGTGCGCCGGCGAGGTGGCGCCGCCGTCGGTCGCTTCGCTGACCTTCGTGACTTGGGAGGAGCCGGTCGGCTGCGGCGGGGTGGCGGTGTTCCCAGGCGACATCGTGGTCGCAGACGACGACGGCGCGGTGCTGATCCCCCAAGCCCTGCTCGAGGCGGTGGCACGCGAGGCCGAGGCGCAGGAGAAGCTCGAGGCCTGGATCATGCGCGAGGTGGAGAAGGGCGTGCCGCTTCCCGGCCTTTACCCGCCAGACGCCGAGACCAGGGCGCGCTACGAGCGCGAGACGGGCTGA
- a CDS encoding TRAP transporter substrate-binding protein, producing MKRRILVTRGAAAAAATTALAAPAIAQSAPEIRWRLSSAFPRTFDTLFGPAELIARQVAAITDNRFQIRVFPAGEIVPPFSTLEAAQNGTVEMTHVPNYYFIGKEPALAFETALPWGMTFRQHNAWYYHGGGQALLRELMREYNVISFLAGNTGAQMGGFFRKELRTVADLQGLKFRIAGLGGQIMARLGATPQQLALGEVYSALERGTIDAAEFVGPYDDERIGLVRVAPFYYYPGFWEGGAALSLNIHLPAWESLPASYKAAIETACAMANADMMAKYDAVNAAALRRLVAQGAQLRAFPREILAEAWKAAHAIYDELARTNAKFARIYESWKVFRDEQFLWFRVAELTYQNFAFTAAQTVR from the coding sequence ATGAAGCGTCGTATCCTGGTCACGCGCGGCGCCGCCGCTGCCGCCGCCACCACAGCGCTCGCCGCCCCGGCGATCGCCCAGAGCGCCCCCGAGATCCGCTGGCGGCTCTCGAGCGCCTTCCCGCGCACCTTCGACACGCTCTTCGGCCCCGCCGAGCTGATCGCGCGCCAGGTCGCCGCGATCACCGACAACCGGTTCCAGATCCGCGTCTTCCCCGCGGGCGAGATCGTTCCCCCCTTCTCGACCCTCGAGGCGGCGCAGAACGGCACCGTCGAGATGACGCACGTGCCGAACTACTACTTCATCGGCAAGGAGCCGGCGCTCGCCTTCGAGACGGCGCTGCCCTGGGGCATGACCTTCCGCCAGCACAATGCCTGGTATTACCACGGCGGCGGGCAGGCGCTCCTGCGCGAGCTGATGCGCGAGTACAACGTCATCTCGTTCCTTGCCGGCAACACCGGCGCGCAGATGGGCGGCTTCTTCCGCAAGGAGCTGCGCACAGTGGCCGATCTGCAGGGGCTGAAGTTCCGGATCGCCGGCCTTGGCGGGCAGATCATGGCCCGGCTCGGGGCGACCCCGCAGCAGCTTGCTCTCGGCGAAGTCTACTCGGCGCTCGAGCGCGGCACGATCGATGCGGCCGAGTTCGTCGGCCCCTACGACGACGAGCGGATCGGTCTGGTACGTGTGGCGCCCTTCTACTACTACCCGGGCTTCTGGGAGGGTGGGGCGGCGCTCTCGCTCAACATCCACCTGCCTGCGTGGGAGTCGCTTCCCGCCTCCTACAAGGCGGCGATCGAGACCGCCTGCGCGATGGCCAACGCCGACATGATGGCGAAGTACGATGCGGTGAACGCCGCCGCGCTGCGACGGCTCGTCGCCCAAGGGGCGCAGCTCCGCGCCTTCCCGCGCGAGATCCTCGCCGAGGCCTGGAAGGCGGCGCACGCGATCTACGACGAGCTCGCGCGAACCAACGCCAAGTTCGCCCGCATCTATGAGAGCTGGAAGGTGTTCCGCGACGAGCAGTTCCTGTGGTTCCGCGTGGCCGAGCTGACCTACCAGAACTTCGCCTTCACCGCGGCCCAGACGGTGCGCTGA
- a CDS encoding CRISPR-associated endonuclease Cas2: MRLRRVARFLERRALRVQFSLFLGLWTEAEFEEVWFGLSCLINPRRDDVRAWPVPEAAEVVSIGCGLPEGIVVGEARSRGFARVGGALRSGGGGVGV, from the coding sequence ATGCGTCTTCGGCGTGTGGCGCGGTTTCTTGAGCGTCGTGCGCTGCGGGTTCAGTTTTCCTTGTTTCTTGGGTTATGGACGGAGGCGGAGTTTGAGGAGGTGTGGTTTGGCCTGTCCTGTTTGATCAATCCGCGGCGTGATGACGTTCGCGCCTGGCCTGTGCCTGAGGCGGCCGAGGTGGTGTCGATCGGGTGTGGGTTGCCGGAGGGGATTGTGGTTGGGGAGGCGCGGTCGCGCGGGTTTGCGCGTGTGGGCGGTGCCCTTCGTTCGGGCGGTGGTGGGGTTGGTGTGTGA
- a CDS encoding acetoacetate--CoA ligase has protein sequence MSEILWRPDPVRAAATNLRAFRLWLGARGIAVPDVASLWRWSVEDIGGFWTALWDFARIIGHKGDAALENPEAMPGARFFPEARLSYAENILRHAGEKEAIVFTGEDGQRLAWSRDRLRAETAAVAAALRAHGLRLGDRVAAYLPNIPHGIAALIGTNAAGGTFSSASPDFGPSGVLDRFGQIAPRVLIAADGYRYGGKLFRNAAKIAEIMAGLRSVERLVIVPFIGDDAALALPKAVTWEAWTEPHRGAPLAFERLPFDHPLYILYSSGTTGKPKCIVHGAGGVLLKHASEHLLHTDLKPDDRLFYFTTLGWMMWNWQVSALMAGATLLLFDGNPFYPSASALFDLADREGMTIFGTSAKYIDSVAKAGLKPRASHRLESLRTMLSTGSPLIPESFDFVYREIKEDLLLASISGGTDIVGCFALGNPEGPVRRGELAMRALGCAVEVFDEAGRPVRGRKGELVCLKPFPSMPVCFWGDPDGARYRAAYFERYPGVWHHGDWCEIIEHEDGVAGLVITGRSDAVLNPGGVRIGTAEIYRQVETLPEIQEALVIGQEWENDVRVVLFVRLKEGQVLDDALRERIRRVIRDNASPRHVPAKIIAVPDIPRTRSGKITELAVRDVVHGRPVKNVEALANPEALELFRAIPELAE, from the coding sequence ATGAGCGAGATCCTCTGGCGGCCCGATCCGGTCCGCGCGGCGGCGACCAATCTCCGCGCCTTCCGGCTCTGGCTCGGCGCGCGCGGCATCGCCGTGCCCGACGTCGCCTCCCTCTGGCGCTGGTCGGTCGAGGACATCGGCGGCTTCTGGACCGCGCTGTGGGACTTCGCCCGAATCATCGGCCACAAGGGCGACGCGGCGCTCGAGAACCCCGAGGCCATGCCGGGCGCGCGCTTCTTCCCCGAAGCCCGCCTCAGCTACGCCGAAAACATCCTCCGCCACGCGGGCGAAAAGGAGGCGATCGTCTTTACCGGCGAGGACGGGCAGCGACTCGCCTGGAGCCGCGACCGCCTCCGCGCGGAAACCGCCGCCGTCGCCGCCGCCCTGCGCGCGCACGGCCTCAGGCTCGGCGATCGCGTCGCCGCCTACCTCCCCAACATCCCGCACGGGATCGCCGCCCTCATCGGTACCAACGCCGCGGGTGGCACCTTCTCCTCGGCAAGCCCCGATTTCGGCCCCTCGGGGGTGCTCGACCGCTTCGGCCAGATCGCGCCGCGCGTGCTGATCGCCGCCGACGGCTACCGCTACGGCGGCAAGCTGTTCCGGAACGCGGCGAAGATCGCCGAGATCATGGCGGGCCTCCGCTCGGTCGAACGCCTCGTGATCGTGCCGTTCATCGGCGACGACGCAGCCCTCGCGCTGCCCAAGGCCGTCACCTGGGAGGCATGGACGGAGCCGCACCGGGGCGCGCCGCTCGCCTTCGAGCGCCTGCCGTTCGACCACCCGCTCTACATCCTCTATTCCTCCGGAACGACCGGGAAGCCGAAATGCATCGTCCACGGCGCGGGGGGGGTGCTGCTCAAGCACGCCTCCGAACACCTCCTGCACACCGACCTCAAGCCCGATGACCGGTTGTTCTACTTCACCACGCTCGGGTGGATGATGTGGAACTGGCAGGTCTCGGCCCTGATGGCCGGGGCGACGCTTCTGCTCTTCGACGGCAACCCGTTCTACCCTTCTGCCTCCGCCCTGTTCGACCTCGCCGACCGCGAGGGGATGACGATCTTCGGCACAAGCGCGAAATATATCGACAGCGTGGCAAAAGCGGGCCTCAAGCCCCGTGCGAGCCACCGGCTCGAGAGCCTCCGCACCATGCTCTCCACCGGAAGCCCCCTGATCCCGGAGAGCTTCGATTTCGTTTACCGCGAGATCAAGGAGGACCTCCTCCTCGCCTCGATCTCGGGCGGCACCGACATCGTCGGCTGCTTCGCTCTGGGCAACCCCGAGGGGCCGGTGCGCCGCGGCGAGCTCGCAATGCGCGCCTTGGGCTGCGCCGTCGAGGTGTTCGACGAGGCGGGGCGGCCGGTGCGCGGGCGGAAGGGCGAGCTCGTCTGCCTCAAGCCCTTCCCCTCGATGCCCGTCTGTTTCTGGGGTGACCCGGACGGAGCGCGCTACCGCGCCGCCTATTTCGAGCGTTACCCAGGCGTGTGGCACCATGGCGACTGGTGCGAGATCATCGAGCATGAGGACGGGGTCGCGGGGCTCGTCATCACCGGCCGTTCCGATGCCGTGCTGAACCCGGGGGGCGTGCGCATCGGCACCGCCGAGATCTACCGCCAGGTTGAGACGCTGCCGGAGATCCAGGAGGCTCTGGTGATCGGGCAGGAGTGGGAGAACGACGTGCGCGTGGTCCTGTTCGTCCGCCTGAAGGAGGGCCAGGTGCTCGACGATGCCTTGCGCGAGCGCATCCGGCGGGTGATTCGCGACAACGCTTCGCCCCGGCACGTGCCGGCGAAGATCATCGCCGTGCCCGACATCCCCCGCACGCGCTCGGGCAAGATCACCGAGCTTGCGGTGCGCGACGTGGTGCACGGGCGGCCGGTGAAGAATGTCGAGGCGCTGGCCAACCCCGAGGCGCTCGAGCTGTTCCGCGCGATCCCGGAGCTCGCCGAGTGA
- a CDS encoding histidine phosphatase family protein: MPWSRRTLPLLLVAPLVARAEAVPWPLLREGRAAALPRHALAPGVGDPPGFRLSNCSTQRTLSDEGRAQARSLGDLFRANGIAAATVFSSGWCRCLETAELLALGPVRREPALDSFFADRGEGAARTAALRALLAASHGGPLVLVTHQVNITALTGLVPASGEAVVVRTGGDPEVLGRFRA; this comes from the coding sequence ATGCCATGGTCGAGACGCACCCTGCCGCTTCTGCTGGTCGCACCGCTGGTCGCGCGCGCCGAGGCAGTGCCCTGGCCGCTGTTGCGCGAAGGCCGCGCGGCCGCGCTGCCCCGTCACGCCCTCGCTCCAGGCGTAGGTGACCCGCCAGGCTTCCGGCTCAGCAACTGCTCGACCCAGAGGACCCTCTCCGACGAGGGCCGGGCGCAGGCGCGGTCTCTCGGCGACCTGTTCCGGGCGAACGGCATCGCTGCTGCGACCGTGTTCTCGAGCGGCTGGTGCCGCTGCCTCGAGACGGCGGAGCTGCTCGCTCTCGGACCCGTGCGACGGGAGCCCGCGCTCGACAGTTTCTTCGCCGATCGCGGCGAGGGCGCGGCACGGACGGCGGCGCTGCGCGCCCTGCTCGCGGCCTCGCACGGCGGCCCGCTCGTGCTTGTCACGCACCAGGTGAACATCACTGCGCTCACCGGCCTCGTACCCGCCTCCGGCGAGGCGGTGGTGGTGCGCACGGGCGGCGACCCTGAGGTGCTCGGCCGGTTCCGCGCCTGA
- a CDS encoding Bug family tripartite tricarboxylate transporter substrate binding protein codes for MDATIPRRQALALAAVAGLASPRALGQGWPSRPIRLVLGFPAGGTADVIGRLVGERLAAALGQSVVVENRAGASGNIAAEHVARSAPDGYTLLLGTQGTHAANAALFARLPYDPVADFVPIAPVASVPNILVVTTGLPVADVAGFVAYAKANPNRIRFGSSGNGTSIHLAGELFKVIAGIEMEHVPYRGSAPALTDLVAGRIEAMFELVPGVRGQIASGGVRALAVASRARMPAVPGVPTFGEVGYPEFVTGAWFGVFAPAGTPEPVVARLARELAAMTGPGGSLVSRLEEVGAEPMSATPEAFRAFIAAETTRWAEVVRRSGARLD; via the coding sequence ATGGATGCGACGATCCCGCGACGCCAGGCGCTCGCGCTCGCGGCGGTTGCGGGCCTCGCCTCGCCCCGAGCGCTCGGCCAAGGCTGGCCGTCACGTCCGATCCGGCTCGTGCTCGGCTTCCCCGCAGGCGGAACGGCTGATGTGATCGGGCGGCTCGTGGGCGAACGTCTCGCCGCCGCCCTTGGCCAGAGCGTGGTGGTGGAGAACCGCGCCGGCGCGTCGGGCAACATCGCCGCCGAACACGTCGCCCGCTCCGCGCCCGACGGCTACACGCTTCTCCTCGGCACGCAAGGGACGCATGCGGCCAATGCGGCGCTGTTCGCGCGCCTGCCCTATGATCCGGTCGCCGATTTCGTTCCCATCGCCCCGGTGGCTTCGGTGCCGAACATTCTCGTGGTCACGACCGGCCTCCCCGTGGCCGACGTCGCCGGCTTCGTCGCCTACGCCAAGGCGAACCCGAACCGCATACGCTTCGGCAGCTCCGGCAACGGCACCTCGATTCATCTCGCCGGCGAATTGTTCAAGGTGATCGCCGGGATCGAGATGGAGCATGTTCCTTATCGCGGCTCCGCCCCGGCACTGACCGATCTCGTGGCCGGTCGGATCGAGGCGATGTTCGAACTCGTGCCCGGCGTACGAGGGCAGATCGCCTCGGGCGGGGTGCGGGCGCTCGCGGTCGCCTCGCGGGCGCGGATGCCGGCGGTGCCCGGCGTGCCGACCTTCGGCGAGGTCGGCTATCCGGAGTTCGTCACCGGCGCCTGGTTCGGCGTGTTCGCCCCGGCCGGAACGCCCGAACCTGTGGTGGCGCGTCTCGCCCGGGAGCTCGCGGCAATGACGGGCCCGGGGGGCAGCCTCGTCTCCCGGCTCGAGGAGGTCGGGGCGGAGCCGATGAGCGCAACACCCGAGGCCTTCCGCGCCTTCATCGCTGCCGAGACGACGCGCTGGGCCGAGGTGGTGCGACGATCGGGCGCGCGGCTCGACTGA
- a CDS encoding TRAP transporter large permease, translated as MAGFLTYDLMAPLMFAGLVLFLIIGFPVAFSLVACGLSFAILGIELGFFQPAFLQGLPPRVFEILSNELLLAIPFFTLMGAILERSGLAEDLLEGMGQLFGALPGGLGYAVILVGALLGAITGTVAASVLAMGMIAMPAMLRTGYDSRYATGVVAASGTITQVIPPSLVLIVLAQVLGRSVGDMYLGAIGPSILQTLLFLAYTLALAVVAPRKVPPLPEEARTLRGSSLAWTILRAILPSLGLMFLVLGTIILGLATPTEAGAMGTVGAMLLAAANRRLTPALLWQGMATTMQITAMVVFILIGATVFSLVFAGVEGGNWIEDLLSDLPGGRTGFLIFVNVFIFLLAFFLDFFEIAFIILPLLIPTAKALGIDLVWFGVMVCVNMQTAFMHPPFGFALFYVRSVTPASVLTRDIYLGAIPFLLLQLVLVAIVVAWPESVTAFIPGGTGIDPATVTIDIPLPPAAEDIPLRFD; from the coding sequence GTGGCCGGGTTCCTCACCTACGACCTGATGGCGCCGCTGATGTTCGCGGGGCTTGTTCTGTTCCTGATCATCGGCTTTCCGGTGGCGTTCAGCCTCGTCGCCTGCGGCCTTTCCTTCGCGATCCTCGGCATCGAGCTTGGCTTCTTCCAGCCCGCCTTCCTGCAGGGCCTGCCGCCGCGGGTGTTCGAGATCCTCTCGAACGAACTGTTGCTCGCCATCCCCTTCTTCACCCTGATGGGTGCGATCCTGGAACGGTCAGGCCTCGCCGAGGACCTGCTCGAGGGCATGGGCCAGCTCTTCGGTGCCCTGCCCGGCGGGCTCGGCTATGCGGTGATCCTCGTTGGCGCCCTGCTCGGCGCGATCACCGGCACCGTCGCCGCCTCGGTGCTCGCGATGGGGATGATCGCGATGCCGGCGATGCTGCGCACCGGCTATGACTCCCGCTACGCCACCGGCGTGGTGGCGGCCTCGGGCACGATCACGCAGGTGATCCCGCCCTCGCTTGTGCTGATCGTGCTTGCGCAGGTGCTCGGCCGGTCGGTCGGCGACATGTATCTCGGCGCGATCGGCCCCTCGATCCTGCAGACGCTCCTGTTCCTCGCCTACACGCTCGCCCTTGCTGTGGTGGCGCCGCGCAAGGTTCCGCCATTGCCCGAGGAGGCGCGGACGCTGCGCGGCAGCAGCCTCGCCTGGACCATCCTGCGCGCGATCCTGCCGTCGCTCGGGCTGATGTTCCTCGTGCTCGGGACGATCATCCTCGGTCTTGCGACGCCGACGGAGGCAGGCGCGATGGGCACGGTGGGGGCGATGCTGCTCGCCGCCGCCAACCGGCGTCTGACCCCCGCCCTGCTCTGGCAGGGCATGGCGACGACGATGCAGATCACCGCCATGGTGGTGTTCATCCTGATCGGCGCCACCGTGTTCAGCCTCGTGTTCGCAGGCGTCGAGGGCGGGAACTGGATCGAGGACCTGTTGAGCGACCTGCCGGGCGGGCGGACAGGCTTCCTCATCTTCGTCAACGTGTTCATCTTCCTGTTGGCGTTCTTCCTCGACTTCTTCGAGATCGCCTTTATCATCCTGCCGCTGTTGATCCCGACGGCGAAGGCGCTCGGGATCGATCTCGTCTGGTTCGGCGTGATGGTCTGCGTGAACATGCAGACAGCCTTCATGCACCCGCCCTTCGGCTTCGCGCTGTTCTACGTCCGCTCGGTCACGCCGGCGTCGGTGCTCACGCGCGACATCTATCTCGGTGCGATTCCGTTCCTTCTGTTGCAGCTCGTTCTCGTTGCGATCGTGGTCGCCTGGCCCGAGAGCGTGACCGCCTTCATCCCCGGCGGCACAGGAATCGATCCGGCCACGGTGACGATCGACATCCCCCTGCCGCCTGCGGCCGAGGACATCCCGCTGCGGTTCGACTGA